In Monodelphis domestica isolate mMonDom1 chromosome 4, mMonDom1.pri, whole genome shotgun sequence, one DNA window encodes the following:
- the LOC130454055 gene encoding sialic acid-binding Ig-like lectin 10 isoform X1, with the protein MATNDQMRKVNEEAGGRFHLIGDPVKDKCSLSIVDVQMRDSGQYFFRMKRGKDEKFNYLSYKVHLNVEVLTEKPDIYMPEILEPERSVTLLCAAPWICGNATPPIFFWAGTAISNLRQSQGTPYFSELTFTPRSQDHGTNLTCRVTFPGAGVSTETTIPLNVAYSLKNFGISAAWEKRTGLESSSDLSSLSIQKDKSLRLFCQADSNPPAMLSWVHGGQVVLSSWPSGAGVLALELPRLGIEDGGEYRCQAQHQKETQHVSLNLSILYAPEDLKVSVLGPNRTVTILGNASSLVILVGETLHLECVADSRPLANMTWAKGSQLLSSSLLSSPGVVGLELSHVQPEDEGKYTCQAQNPWGTQHTSLNLSVQYPPKLYNPFCSRTDEGLFCTCCIQAKPISSLIWRVGESTVEGNSNNDTLQVMSITSGSWTNSSLILKEKLGLDLNLHCEGRNQHGAHSLVILLVADASGAAALTFSKGVFLGVAIMALLFVCLKYALKKLQRKKQVEMRDLGTTDSQSNKEVDYENLDMNWSRGTRQSSPDPVTQTPPEELHYASLNFRRLKPQDNRENQEENKK; encoded by the exons ATGGCTACAAATgatcaaatgaggaaagtgaatgAGGAGGCTGGTGGAAGATTCCACCTTATTGGGGACCCTGTGAAGGACAAATGCTCCCTCAGCATCGTGGATGTCCAGATGAGGGACAGTGGGCAATACTTCTTCCGtatgaagagaggaaaggatgaGAAATTCAATTATCTAAGTTATAAAGTCCATCTGAATGTGGAAG TTTTGACAGAGAAGCCGGACATCTATATGCCAGAGATCCTGGAACCAGAGCGCTCTGTGACACTGCTTTGTGCAGCCCCCTGGATTTGTGGGAATGCGACACCCCCCATCTTTTTCTGGGCAGGGACTGCTATCTCCAATCTGAGACAAAGCCAAGGGACCCCCTATTTCTCTGAGCTGACCTTCACCCCAAGATCCCAGGACCATGGCACCAACCTCACCTGTCGGGTGACCTTCCCTGGGGCTGGAGTAAGCACAGAGACAACCATCCCACTCAATGTGGCCT ATTCCCTAAAGAATTTTGGAATCAGTGCTGCCTGGGAAAAAAGAACAG GCTTGGAGTCCTCATCAGACCTCTCATCACTTTCTATCCAGAAGGACAAGTCCCTGCGATTGTTCTGCCAAGCAGATAGCAATCCTCCTGCCATGCTGAGCTGGGTCCATGGGGGTCAGGTGGTGCTTTCCTCCTGGCCTTCAGGTGCTGGGGTCCTGGCCCTGGAGCTGCCCCGACTGGGTATAgaggatggaggggaatacagGTGCCAAGCTCAGCACCAGAAGGAGACCCAGCATGTCTCCTTGAACCTTTCTATCCTGT ATGCCCCAGAGGACCTGAAGGTCAGCGTCTTGGGGCCAAATAGAACAG TTACTATCCTGGGAAATGCCTCATCTCTGGTGATCCTGGTGGGAGAAACCTTGCATCTGGAGTGTGTGGCTGATAGCAGGCCCCTTGCCAACATGACCTGGGCCAAGGGAAGTCAACTCCTGagctcctcccttctctccagtCCTGGGGTTGTGGGCTTGGAATTGTCCCATGTCCAGCCAGAGGATGAAGGGAAGTACACTTGCCAAGCTCAGAACCCATGGGGGACCCAGCACACCTCCCTGAACCTCTCTGTGCAGT ACCCTCCGAAGTTGTACAACCCCTTTTGCTCTCGGACGGATGAGGGCTTATTCTGTACCTGTTGTATTCAGGCAAAGCCCATCTCTTCTTTGATCTGGCGGGTGGGAGAGAGTACAGTAGAAGGGAATAGCAACAATGACACCCTCCAGGTGATGTCCATCACCTCTGGATCCTGGACCAACAGTAGCCTGATCCTGAAGGAGAAGTTGGGCCTTGACCTGAACCTCCACTGTGAGGGGAGGAACCAACATGGGGCTCACAGTCTCGTGATCCTGCTGGTGGCAG ATGCATCTGGAGCAGCTGCCCTTACATTCTCCAAAGGGGTGTTTCTGGGAGTTGCTATCATGGCCCTTCTCTTTGTCTGCCTCAAGTATGCCTT AAAGAAGCTGCAGAGGAAGAAACAGGTAGAGATGAGGGATCTAGGGACCACTGACTCCCAGAGCAACAAGGAAGTGGATTACGAGAATCTGGATATG AATTGGAGTAGAGGCACTAGACAATCTTCACCTGACCCAGTGACCCAAACCCCCCCTGAGGAGTTGCACTATGCATCACTTAACTTCAGAAGATTGAAGCCCCAAGACAACCGGGAGAACCaagaggaaaacaagaaataG
- the LOC130454055 gene encoding sialic acid-binding Ig-like lectin 10 isoform X2, with protein sequence MATNDQMRKVNEEAGGRFHLIGDPVKDKCSLSIVDVQMRDSGQYFFRMKRGKDEKFNYLSYKVHLNVEVLTEKPDIYMPEILEPERSVTLLCAAPWICGNATPPIFFWAGTAISNLRQSQGTPYFSELTFTPRSQDHGTNLTCRVTFPGAGVSTETTIPLNVAYSLKNFGISAAWEKRTGLESSSDLSSLSIQKDKSLRLFCQADSNPPAMLSWVHGGQVVLSSWPSGAGVLALELPRLGIEDGGEYRCQAQHQKETQHVSLNLSILYAPEDLKVSVLGPNRTVTILGNASSLVILVGETLHLECVADSRPLANMTWAKGSQLLSSSLLSSPGVVGLELSHVQPEDEGKYTCQAQNPWGTQHTSLNLSVQYASGAAALTFSKGVFLGVAIMALLFVCLKYALKKLQRKKQVEMRDLGTTDSQSNKEVDYENLDMNWSRGTRQSSPDPVTQTPPEELHYASLNFRRLKPQDNRENQEENKK encoded by the exons ATGGCTACAAATgatcaaatgaggaaagtgaatgAGGAGGCTGGTGGAAGATTCCACCTTATTGGGGACCCTGTGAAGGACAAATGCTCCCTCAGCATCGTGGATGTCCAGATGAGGGACAGTGGGCAATACTTCTTCCGtatgaagagaggaaaggatgaGAAATTCAATTATCTAAGTTATAAAGTCCATCTGAATGTGGAAG TTTTGACAGAGAAGCCGGACATCTATATGCCAGAGATCCTGGAACCAGAGCGCTCTGTGACACTGCTTTGTGCAGCCCCCTGGATTTGTGGGAATGCGACACCCCCCATCTTTTTCTGGGCAGGGACTGCTATCTCCAATCTGAGACAAAGCCAAGGGACCCCCTATTTCTCTGAGCTGACCTTCACCCCAAGATCCCAGGACCATGGCACCAACCTCACCTGTCGGGTGACCTTCCCTGGGGCTGGAGTAAGCACAGAGACAACCATCCCACTCAATGTGGCCT ATTCCCTAAAGAATTTTGGAATCAGTGCTGCCTGGGAAAAAAGAACAG GCTTGGAGTCCTCATCAGACCTCTCATCACTTTCTATCCAGAAGGACAAGTCCCTGCGATTGTTCTGCCAAGCAGATAGCAATCCTCCTGCCATGCTGAGCTGGGTCCATGGGGGTCAGGTGGTGCTTTCCTCCTGGCCTTCAGGTGCTGGGGTCCTGGCCCTGGAGCTGCCCCGACTGGGTATAgaggatggaggggaatacagGTGCCAAGCTCAGCACCAGAAGGAGACCCAGCATGTCTCCTTGAACCTTTCTATCCTGT ATGCCCCAGAGGACCTGAAGGTCAGCGTCTTGGGGCCAAATAGAACAG TTACTATCCTGGGAAATGCCTCATCTCTGGTGATCCTGGTGGGAGAAACCTTGCATCTGGAGTGTGTGGCTGATAGCAGGCCCCTTGCCAACATGACCTGGGCCAAGGGAAGTCAACTCCTGagctcctcccttctctccagtCCTGGGGTTGTGGGCTTGGAATTGTCCCATGTCCAGCCAGAGGATGAAGGGAAGTACACTTGCCAAGCTCAGAACCCATGGGGGACCCAGCACACCTCCCTGAACCTCTCTGTGCAGT ATGCATCTGGAGCAGCTGCCCTTACATTCTCCAAAGGGGTGTTTCTGGGAGTTGCTATCATGGCCCTTCTCTTTGTCTGCCTCAAGTATGCCTT AAAGAAGCTGCAGAGGAAGAAACAGGTAGAGATGAGGGATCTAGGGACCACTGACTCCCAGAGCAACAAGGAAGTGGATTACGAGAATCTGGATATG AATTGGAGTAGAGGCACTAGACAATCTTCACCTGACCCAGTGACCCAAACCCCCCCTGAGGAGTTGCACTATGCATCACTTAACTTCAGAAGATTGAAGCCCCAAGACAACCGGGAGAACCaagaggaaaacaagaaataG